The following proteins come from a genomic window of Streptomyces sp. NBC_00539:
- a CDS encoding Hsp20/alpha crystallin family protein translates to MALPIRRRGTSPGALISGLDPLADFEKMWDQMGRYLEQAAAPATGSGTWLPMAEEEENENSYTLKLELPGYPPENIDIEMEGDELVISGELSEEHQGKVLTRRHGSFMYRTSLPAAADVEHCDAELDNGVLTLTVPKTAQPQRRKIEIGKGHRTLEGQAPSKLTGEGGPTTAEARNTFEPGTTAPTPAAGPRSSDDTSGRTGPTGAA, encoded by the coding sequence ATGGCACTACCGATCCGACGCCGCGGAACCAGCCCCGGCGCACTGATCAGCGGACTGGACCCGCTTGCGGACTTCGAGAAGATGTGGGACCAGATGGGCCGGTACCTGGAACAGGCCGCCGCCCCCGCCACAGGCAGCGGCACCTGGCTGCCCATGGCCGAGGAAGAGGAGAACGAGAACTCCTACACGCTCAAGCTCGAGCTGCCTGGGTACCCGCCTGAGAACATCGACATCGAGATGGAAGGCGACGAACTGGTGATCAGCGGCGAACTGTCCGAAGAACACCAGGGCAAGGTCCTCACCCGTAGGCACGGCAGCTTCATGTACCGCACCAGCCTGCCCGCCGCGGCCGACGTCGAGCACTGCGACGCCGAGCTCGACAACGGTGTCCTGACCCTGACCGTCCCCAAGACGGCACAACCGCAACGCCGCAAGATCGAAATCGGAAAAGGACACCGCACCCTCGAAGGACAGGCCCCAAGCAAGCTCACGGGCGAGGGCGGACCCACCACGGCCGAAGCACGCAACACCTTCGAGCCCGGCACCACCGCCCCGACCCCGGCCGCCGGCCCGCGGAGCAGCGATGACACGTCGGGCCGCACTGGCCCCACCGGAGCGGCATGA
- a CDS encoding SpoIIE family protein phosphatase: MDRPRWYSPPPAPPVSAGRRRATRTGRRPRCPGLLRPAHSRTSSQRPLGMSSHTPGSPTSIHRCRLEPGDRILIHTGGVAEAWSTHGELFGEDASSAPSSVPSPRATPPRRPCAASPHPYDGPLTQHATTLLAAAPAP, from the coding sequence GTGGACCGGCCCCGGTGGTACTCCCCCCCCCCGGCGCCGCCTGTGTCTGCGGGACGTCGCCGCGCCACACGAACCGGCCGACGTCCCCGGTGCCCAGGTCTCCTTCGGCCGGCTCACAGTCGGACCTCCTCGCAACGCCCCCTGGGCATGAGCTCCCACACCCCGGGCTCACCCACCTCGATCCACCGCTGCCGGCTGGAGCCCGGCGACCGGATCCTCATCCACACCGGCGGCGTCGCCGAAGCCTGGTCCACCCACGGCGAGCTGTTCGGCGAGGACGCCTCGTCGGCACCCTCGTCCGTGCCATCGCCGCGGGCGACGCCGCCCCGGAGGCCCTGCGCCGCCTCGCCACACCCATACGACGGACCCCTCACCCAGCACGCCACCACCCTCCTCGCCGCTGCCCCCGCTCCCTGA
- a CDS encoding serine hydrolase domain-containing protein, producing the protein MGRYRTPTVVAAASLLLTALCAGQAPAAAPPGRVGIDDVIAEELDDAITAAMREAGIPGVGVGLWVDGKDAYVRAFGTSDKTTGTPIKTDMYTRIGSVTKTFTITGVLQLVDQGKVRLDAPISTYLQGVPGGDRITVRQLADMRSGLYNYTEDPRWLATFKAAPYRAWSPQQLLDIAFRHPAKFPPGARWEYSNTNTVLLGLLVEKISGQPLHTYLQQHVFAPAGMDATSLPTGTEITSPYVHGYTNFTPDGTTVDASGWNPSWGWAAGAMISTIDDLHTWVPTMVSGQLPDGHRLLQPAVQAQRLHMLPTGHPGLGYGLGIADFAGWIGHNGELPGYETIAVRLPQDRATMVIVVNSDVDGKFGNLSSLIANRITKIVSPKHIWSLPTEAEPNTLPEPSTSSAPPASPKP; encoded by the coding sequence ATGGGCCGGTACCGCACGCCCACCGTCGTGGCCGCCGCCTCCCTCTTGCTGACCGCGCTGTGTGCGGGCCAGGCCCCCGCCGCCGCGCCGCCGGGCCGGGTCGGCATCGACGACGTGATCGCCGAAGAACTCGACGACGCCATCACCGCGGCCATGCGCGAGGCCGGCATCCCCGGCGTGGGCGTCGGCCTGTGGGTCGACGGCAAAGACGCCTACGTACGCGCCTTCGGCACCTCCGACAAGACCACCGGCACCCCCATCAAGACCGATATGTACACCCGTATCGGCAGCGTCACCAAGACCTTCACCATCACCGGCGTCCTCCAACTCGTCGACCAGGGGAAGGTACGGCTCGACGCGCCGATCTCGACGTACCTCCAGGGCGTGCCCGGCGGCGACCGCATCACCGTCCGGCAGCTCGCCGACATGCGCAGCGGCCTCTACAACTACACCGAGGACCCCCGCTGGCTGGCCACCTTCAAGGCCGCCCCGTACCGCGCTTGGAGCCCGCAGCAGCTGCTGGACATCGCCTTCCGGCACCCGGCGAAGTTCCCGCCCGGGGCACGCTGGGAGTATTCCAACACCAACACCGTCCTGCTCGGTCTGCTCGTCGAGAAGATCAGCGGACAGCCCCTGCACACCTACCTGCAGCAGCACGTCTTCGCACCGGCCGGCATGGACGCGACCTCGCTGCCGACCGGCACCGAGATCACCAGCCCGTACGTGCACGGCTACACGAACTTCACCCCGGACGGCACGACCGTCGACGCCTCCGGCTGGAACCCGTCCTGGGGCTGGGCGGCCGGCGCGATGATCTCCACCATCGACGACCTGCACACCTGGGTTCCGACCATGGTCAGCGGGCAGCTGCCGGACGGCCACCGGCTGCTGCAACCGGCCGTCCAGGCCCAACGGCTGCACATGCTGCCCACCGGGCACCCCGGGCTGGGCTACGGGCTCGGCATCGCCGACTTCGCCGGCTGGATCGGCCACAACGGCGAGCTGCCCGGCTACGAGACCATCGCCGTCCGCCTCCCGCAGGACCGCGCCACCATGGTCATCGTCGTGAACTCCGACGTCGACGGGAAGTTCGGCAACCTGAGTTCTCTCATCGCCAACAGGATCACCAAGATCGTGTCACCGAAGCACATCTGGTCGCTTCCGACAGAGGCCGAGCCCAATACGCTCCCGGAGCCGTCCACGTCATCCGCACCGCCCGCGTCGCCGAAGCCGTAG
- a CDS encoding PLAT/LH2 domain-containing protein → MVLAGAMPVAAAPNYKTAHLTIATLNDGNAGTDREVQVRFWCQPNSGISSDWRTLDKTGYDDFERGATDEYTVDNIAENCTSLTTVEMRLAGGGPDDWHVDWIEATGPGGTLYETKSEPAHPWVQTGVGSVGFRAQPWRTACTVNGRLVTGTMIEGTSGNDVIDCPKGVKGDTTVNGLGGDDRIASPVGTAWTARLSANRARTGRPATREPSTAARATTPSPYPEAAVAAGPRARTVVPRADCGVATAVPEPPATPEPSTAA, encoded by the coding sequence ATGGTGCTCGCCGGCGCCATGCCCGTGGCAGCCGCGCCCAACTACAAGACTGCTCACCTGACCATCGCCACCCTCAACGACGGGAACGCCGGCACGGACCGTGAGGTGCAGGTCAGGTTTTGGTGCCAGCCCAATTCCGGTATCTCCAGCGACTGGCGGACGCTGGACAAGACCGGTTACGACGACTTCGAGCGTGGAGCCACGGACGAGTACACCGTCGACAACATCGCCGAGAACTGCACCAGCCTGACAACCGTGGAAATGCGGCTCGCCGGCGGTGGCCCCGATGACTGGCACGTCGACTGGATCGAGGCGACCGGCCCCGGAGGCACCCTCTACGAGACCAAGTCCGAGCCCGCCCACCCCTGGGTCCAGACAGGCGTCGGCTCCGTCGGCTTCAGGGCCCAGCCGTGGCGCACCGCCTGCACGGTGAACGGGCGCCTGGTCACCGGGACCATGATCGAGGGCACCAGCGGCAATGACGTCATCGACTGTCCGAAGGGCGTCAAGGGCGACACCACGGTCAACGGTCTGGGCGGAGACGACCGGATCGCGTCACCGGTCGGCACGGCATGGACGGCAAGGCTTTCGGCGAATCGGGCACGGACGGGAAGGCCGGCAACGCGGGAACCATCAACGGCGGCCCGGGCAACGACACCATCACCGTATCCGGAGGCCGCGGTGGCAGCGGGGCCAAGGGCGAGGACCGTGGTGCCGAGGGCGGACTGCGGGGTGGCAACGGCGGTGCCGGAGCCACCGGCAACACCGGAACCATCAACGGCGGCGTAG
- a CDS encoding serine/threonine-protein kinase — MTDDRGRLLAGRYQLTELLGQGGMGTVWRAHDEQLDREVALKELRLPEDLDAPRRKAWIDRLDREARAAARLKHPGVITVHDRISSDDGRPWIVMELVHGRSLDDLIKKDGPLPSAHVARIGRQMLDALRAVHATGVTHRDIKPANVLLEGERVVLTDFGIAAVEGEPGLTRSGALMGTPAYMSPEQVRGFPATAESDLWSLGATLFTAVEGHPPFSGSGSWAVFVAVATEEPATAVRAGGLLPVLMGLLRKDPAQRLTAVEAYDLLAEAAGEAESSRPDPAPTSASTLRLGAAPGAGTGAGRPTPPLPGPARPSRRSRYAWGGLVAVVATVLLAMPWWLPGSGSRDDDAGRTRATQTTAPTHRSPSPSPSASPAAPTTATPSSSPSSPRPSLASKPAHPPLDRGAVERVFALYMNGLADHDMTSLRRGTCPRLRAGLLGFALNGYFVDRWELQPYEIPPNMDQLSVEAKITRRDPETGKLAGDVLNQWIIERDADQQYYVCGWLNEE; from the coding sequence GTGACTGACGATCGTGGACGACTGCTGGCCGGCCGGTACCAGTTGACGGAACTACTGGGCCAAGGCGGCATGGGGACCGTCTGGCGGGCCCACGACGAGCAACTCGACCGGGAGGTGGCCCTCAAGGAGCTCCGCCTCCCCGAGGACCTCGATGCCCCACGGCGCAAGGCATGGATCGACCGCCTCGACCGCGAGGCGCGCGCGGCCGCCCGACTGAAACACCCGGGGGTCATCACCGTCCACGACCGGATATCCAGCGACGACGGCCGCCCGTGGATCGTGATGGAACTCGTCCACGGCCGCTCGCTGGACGACCTGATCAAGAAGGACGGCCCGCTTCCGTCGGCCCACGTGGCCAGGATCGGTCGACAGATGCTGGACGCGCTGCGCGCCGTGCACGCCACGGGCGTCACCCATCGGGACATCAAGCCCGCCAACGTGCTGCTCGAAGGGGAGCGGGTGGTGCTTACCGACTTCGGGATCGCCGCCGTCGAGGGCGAGCCCGGTCTGACCCGGTCAGGGGCCCTCATGGGGACCCCGGCCTACATGTCCCCCGAGCAGGTGCGTGGTTTCCCGGCGACCGCCGAATCCGACTTGTGGTCCCTGGGCGCGACGCTGTTCACCGCCGTGGAGGGACATCCGCCATTCAGCGGCTCCGGTTCCTGGGCCGTCTTCGTCGCCGTCGCCACCGAGGAACCTGCCACTGCCGTCCGCGCCGGGGGACTCCTGCCGGTGCTGATGGGCCTGCTCCGAAAGGACCCGGCGCAGCGCCTCACCGCCGTGGAGGCGTACGACCTGCTCGCGGAAGCGGCGGGTGAAGCGGAGTCCTCCCGGCCGGACCCCGCGCCGACATCCGCGTCCACGCTGCGGCTGGGTGCGGCGCCGGGCGCAGGCACCGGAGCGGGACGGCCGACCCCACCGCTGCCCGGCCCCGCCCGTCCTTCTCGGCGGTCGCGGTATGCGTGGGGCGGCCTTGTGGCAGTCGTTGCGACCGTCTTGCTCGCGATGCCCTGGTGGTTACCCGGGTCCGGATCCCGCGACGATGACGCCGGCCGCACCCGCGCGACCCAGACCACGGCGCCCACGCACCGCTCCCCGTCCCCATCCCCGTCTGCCTCCCCTGCCGCACCCACCACGGCCACCCCGTCCAGCTCCCCCTCCAGTCCCAGACCCAGCCTCGCATCCAAGCCCGCACACCCCCCCCTCGACCGCGGAGCCGTCGAGCGCGTCTTCGCGCTCTACATGAACGGCCTGGCCGACCACGACATGACCTCCCTCCGCCGAGGCACCTGTCCCCGGCTGCGCGCAGGGCTGCTCGGATTCGCCCTCAACGGCTACTTCGTGGACCGTTGGGAACTCCAGCCCTACGAAATCCCCCCGAACATGGACCAGCTCAGCGTCGAAGCGAAGATCACCCGGCGGGACCCCGAGACCGGGAAACTCGCAGGCGACGTCCTCAACCAATGGATCATCGAGCGGGATGCAGACCAGCAGTACTACGTATGCGGCTGGCTCAACGAGGAGTGA
- a CDS encoding VOC family protein: MSMIKQFQVTFDCAKPARLAAFWCEVLGYVVPTVPEGFATWEEYHHSLPPEDEIYFACTDPSGVGPRVLFQRVPEGKVVKNRVHLDVRVGTGLVGDERLATLEAECARLMALGGKHVLTQRADGVNESCITMQDIEGNEFCLA; encoded by the coding sequence ATGTCAATGATCAAGCAGTTCCAAGTGACCTTCGACTGCGCGAAACCTGCGCGCCTCGCCGCCTTCTGGTGCGAGGTGCTGGGGTACGTCGTACCGACAGTCCCGGAGGGCTTTGCCACGTGGGAGGAGTACCACCACTCGCTGCCGCCTGAGGATGAGATCTACTTCGCGTGCACTGATCCCTCGGGTGTGGGCCCGCGCGTGCTCTTCCAGCGAGTTCCGGAAGGCAAGGTCGTCAAGAACCGCGTGCATCTCGATGTGCGGGTCGGCACCGGCCTCGTGGGTGACGAGCGCCTGGCCACACTCGAGGCCGAATGCGCACGGCTGATGGCGCTCGGCGGGAAACATGTGCTGACGCAGCGCGCCGATGGCGTCAACGAGTCGTGCATCACGATGCAGGACATCGAGGGCAACGAGTTCTGCCTCGCCTGA
- a CDS encoding LysR family transcriptional regulator: METRELRYFVAVAEELHFGRAAQRLGIAQPPLSRAIQQLERRLGAALLDRTSRTIALTEAGSVLLVEGRAALDAVDAAERRTRRAALSTTGRPGLVLVTKASASSELLAKLLDAYATEPGAVPVEVILCGPAEQARLLREGRADVALLHRPFDSTDEFHTEELSTQGQVVVLPAGHPLTARAHVHMADITGLPGLPLPRWPEPDGTYPPGPGPQVRDHAQLMQLVALGRACAVSPESCRAQLHGDLAAVPVLDAPTVTTVIAWPPQSRSRAVADLVRVATSL; this comes from the coding sequence ATGGAGACCCGGGAACTGCGATACTTCGTCGCCGTCGCTGAAGAACTGCACTTCGGGCGCGCCGCGCAGCGGCTCGGGATCGCGCAGCCGCCCTTGTCACGGGCGATCCAGCAGCTCGAACGGCGGCTCGGGGCGGCGCTGTTGGATCGGACCAGCCGCACCATCGCCTTGACCGAGGCGGGCTCGGTGCTGTTGGTCGAGGGCCGGGCGGCCCTCGACGCGGTCGACGCCGCCGAACGCCGGACCCGCCGCGCCGCCCTTTCCACGACCGGCCGTCCCGGCCTGGTCCTGGTCACGAAAGCCAGCGCGTCCAGCGAACTGCTGGCGAAACTGCTCGACGCCTACGCCACCGAACCCGGCGCGGTCCCCGTCGAAGTCATCCTGTGCGGCCCGGCCGAGCAGGCACGGCTCCTGCGAGAGGGCCGGGCCGACGTGGCGCTGCTGCACCGGCCGTTCGACTCGACGGACGAGTTCCACACCGAGGAGCTCAGCACACAAGGCCAGGTCGTGGTCCTGCCGGCCGGGCATCCGCTCACCGCCCGGGCCCATGTACACATGGCCGACATCACCGGGCTGCCGGGCCTGCCCCTGCCACGCTGGCCCGAGCCCGACGGCACCTACCCGCCCGGCCCGGGCCCGCAGGTCCGCGACCACGCCCAGTTGATGCAGCTCGTCGCGCTCGGCCGTGCTTGCGCGGTCTCACCGGAGTCGTGCCGAGCCCAGCTGCACGGTGACCTCGCCGCCGTGCCCGTGCTGGATGCGCCGACAGTCACCACCGTGATCGCCTGGCCGCCGCAGAGTCGGTCCAGAGCCGTCGCCGACCTTGTCCGGGTTGCGACAAGCCTCTAA
- a CDS encoding SDR family oxidoreductase translates to MSERTIALVTGANKGIGYEIALGLGALGWRVGVGARDDERREAAVEKLRACGVEAFGVPLDVTDDASVSAAARLIEEQAGRLDVLVNNAAITGGMPQEPTKVDPATIRTVVETNVIGVIRVTNAMLPLLRRSASPRIVNMSSSVGSLTRQSGTAAEQTTGPIAAAYPPSKTFLNAVTLQYVRELSDTNILINAGCPGYVATDLNGFSGVRTPAQGAEIAIKLATLPDDGPTGKFFEDAGVVPW, encoded by the coding sequence ATGAGTGAACGAACGATCGCGCTGGTCACCGGCGCGAACAAGGGAATCGGCTATGAGATCGCCCTGGGCCTGGGCGCCCTCGGCTGGCGCGTCGGCGTCGGCGCCCGCGACGACGAGCGCCGTGAAGCCGCGGTGGAGAAGCTGAGAGCGTGCGGCGTCGAGGCGTTCGGCGTACCGCTGGACGTGACCGACGACGCGAGCGTGAGCGCCGCCGCACGGCTGATCGAGGAGCAGGCCGGCCGCCTCGACGTGCTCGTCAACAACGCTGCCATCACAGGCGGCATGCCACAGGAGCCCACCAAGGTCGATCCCGCCACCATCCGGACGGTCGTGGAGACCAACGTGATCGGCGTCATCCGCGTCACCAACGCGATGTTGCCGCTGCTGCGCCGCTCCGCCTCACCGCGGATCGTGAACATGTCCAGCAGCGTCGGCTCCCTCACCCGGCAGTCAGGAACCGCCGCCGAGCAGACGACGGGTCCGATCGCCGCAGCGTACCCGCCGTCGAAGACCTTCCTGAACGCCGTCACCCTCCAATACGTCCGGGAGTTGAGCGACACGAACATCCTGATCAACGCCGGTTGCCCCGGTTACGTCGCGACCGACCTCAACGGCTTCAGCGGCGTGCGCACCCCCGCACAGGGCGCGGAGATCGCCATCAAACTCGCGACACTGCCCGACGACGGCCCGACCGGCAAGTTCTTCGAAGACGCCGGAGTAGTGCCCTGGTGA
- a CDS encoding maleylpyruvate isomerase family mycothiol-dependent enzyme codes for MEKNLEFPELLRLIDERSTAFRTAVAAAPSLDAQVPTCPEWTLFDLVKHLGGGDRFWAAIVGAGPADAPPAEAIAARAALEVPREREALLAWLAASTQLLLSALRGAGPDAGCWAWWSALQTPRASGGVARHRAQETAVHTYDAQLTGGAPQPLPAEVALDGVEEFLFTCVATPSAWPHKPTTFDFHTAEGRSWRLTVDGDGARSTRIPAPTAATGEGSDAAGASIHGTASELVLYLYDRIPAGSLQVDGDAGLFDLLRAWEPEE; via the coding sequence GTGGAGAAGAATCTTGAGTTCCCTGAGCTGCTGCGACTGATCGATGAACGGTCGACCGCCTTCCGCACCGCGGTTGCCGCCGCGCCCAGTCTCGACGCACAGGTGCCGACCTGCCCCGAGTGGACGCTGTTCGATCTGGTGAAGCACCTGGGTGGAGGAGACCGTTTCTGGGCCGCCATCGTCGGCGCGGGGCCTGCCGACGCTCCCCCGGCCGAGGCCATCGCTGCGCGCGCCGCTCTGGAAGTGCCGCGGGAGCGCGAGGCCCTGCTGGCCTGGCTGGCCGCGTCGACGCAGCTTCTGCTGAGCGCCCTGCGCGGGGCGGGCCCGGACGCCGGCTGCTGGGCGTGGTGGAGTGCCCTGCAGACGCCGCGGGCCTCCGGCGGAGTCGCCCGGCACCGGGCACAGGAGACCGCGGTGCACACGTACGACGCCCAGCTCACCGGTGGCGCCCCACAGCCGCTACCGGCCGAGGTGGCACTCGACGGTGTGGAAGAGTTCCTGTTCACCTGCGTCGCGACGCCCAGCGCCTGGCCGCACAAGCCCACGACCTTCGACTTCCACACCGCTGAGGGCCGCTCCTGGCGCCTCACGGTCGACGGCGACGGCGCACGCTCCACCCGCATCCCCGCGCCCACTGCCGCGACCGGTGAGGGCTCGGACGCAGCCGGTGCCTCCATCCATGGCACGGCCAGTGAGTTGGTCCTCTACTTGTACGACCGGATCCCGGCCGGCTCCTTGCAAGTTGACGGAGACGCAGGGCTGTTCGACCTGCTCCGCGCCTGGGAGCCGGAGGAGTAG
- a CDS encoding class I SAM-dependent methyltransferase gives MESIPANRRLWNRISSAYQHEHDPQIGATPRLWGMYSIPDAHLHALGEVTGKRVLEVGCGAGQWSRVLAAEGATVVGLDLSEAQLAAAVRAMGAARYPLVQGAAEQLPFAADSFDLVFCDFGGLSWAPPHLAVPEAARVLRRGGRLVFNVASPWFEACYDEAAGRVTTTLQQDYFGLNTIAEDDGATSYQLTYGGWVKVLRGAGLLIDDLIEPRPGLGTPNGYNETDPPDWAHRWPAELLWVTHKP, from the coding sequence GTGGAAAGCATCCCCGCCAACCGGCGGCTCTGGAACCGGATCAGCAGCGCCTACCAGCACGAGCACGACCCGCAGATCGGTGCCACGCCCCGGTTGTGGGGCATGTACTCCATCCCCGACGCGCACCTGCACGCCCTGGGCGAGGTCACCGGCAAGCGCGTCCTCGAAGTCGGCTGCGGCGCCGGCCAGTGGTCCAGAGTGCTCGCCGCCGAGGGCGCCACCGTGGTCGGGCTCGACCTGTCCGAAGCCCAACTCGCCGCAGCGGTCCGCGCCATGGGAGCGGCCCGCTACCCGCTGGTGCAGGGCGCCGCCGAACAACTCCCCTTCGCCGCGGACAGCTTCGACCTGGTGTTCTGCGACTTCGGTGGGCTCAGCTGGGCGCCCCCGCACCTGGCCGTCCCGGAGGCCGCACGCGTCTTGAGACGAGGCGGGCGCCTGGTGTTCAACGTCGCCAGCCCATGGTTCGAAGCTTGCTACGACGAAGCCGCCGGCCGCGTGACCACGACGCTGCAGCAGGACTACTTCGGGCTGAACACCATCGCCGAGGACGACGGCGCGACCAGCTATCAGCTCACCTACGGCGGCTGGGTCAAGGTCCTGCGCGGCGCGGGTCTCCTCATCGATGACCTCATCGAGCCGCGGCCCGGACTCGGAACACCCAACGGCTACAACGAAACCGACCCACCCGACTGGGCGCACCGCTGGCCGGCGGAACTGCTCTGGGTGACCCACAAACCGTAA
- a CDS encoding chaplin → MSRIAKAVAVAASAAALLAGGAGLAAADATAEGAAIGSPGVLSGNVVQVPIHIPINLCGNTINVVGVLNPAFGNVCINDGGRDKEDHHMAQHHKGEGHGEY, encoded by the coding sequence ATGTCTCGTATCGCAAAGGCCGTAGCGGTCGCCGCCTCAGCCGCCGCCCTCCTCGCCGGCGGCGCCGGTCTGGCGGCCGCGGACGCCACCGCCGAAGGCGCTGCCATCGGCTCCCCCGGCGTCCTGTCCGGCAACGTCGTCCAGGTACCCATCCACATCCCGATCAACCTCTGCGGCAACACGATCAACGTCGTCGGCGTCCTCAACCCGGCCTTCGGCAACGTCTGCATCAACGACGGCGGCCGTGACAAGGAAGACCACCACATGGCCCAGCACCACAAGGGCGAAGGGCACGGCGAGTACTGA